ATGTTTTGGGCCAGACCTGAAGCAATTAAGCCCCTATTTGAATTACACTACTCATGGGAGATGTACCCTGAAGAACCATTACCGTATGATGGGTCAATGTTACATGCCATAGAAAGACTAATCCCCGTTGTTGTAGCTAGTCAGGGATTTAAACGGGTACTTACCCATATACCTGGAATAACACGCTAAAATGAAAAGTTGATTTTAATTTATGAACATATCTGATCTCAAAGTTTTAGTATTGGGTGGCAATGGCTTTATAGGCTCTCATTTAGTGGATGCACTAATTGCCCAAGGTTGTACAATAAAAATATTTGATCAAGCACACCCTATTTCACCAAATTATATTAATTCAAAGCATATTCAATACATACAAGGTGATTTTACCAGCGAGCGAGATATTGCTAATGCCTTGGAGGGGTGTGATGTATGTTTTCATCTGATCTCCACCGTTTTACCCAAGACATCGAATTTAGATCCTATTTTTGATATAGAAACAAACTTAACTGGATCTGTCCGTTTGTTAAATCAGGCAGTAAAGGCGGGTATAAAAAAGATCATTTTTCTTTCCTCTGGTGGGACGGTTTATGGTACTCCATTGCATATTCCAATCGATGAACATCATCCAACCAACCCCATCTGTTCTTATGGTATTACAAAACTTGCAATTGAAAAATACTTGAGTTTGTATCAGCAACTGTATGGACTCAATTATACCGTGATGCGATTATCTAATCCATTCGGAGAAAGACAGCGTACTTGCTCTACTCAAGGTGCGGTAGCTGTTTTTTTAGGTAAAACTTTGCGTAAAGAAATCATTGAAATTTGGGGGGATGGCTCAGTTATTAGAGATTATATACATATATCCGATGTTATAAGTGCAATGATAAAATCCATCACCTATGAAGGAAAGGAGCGTGTATTTAATATCGGTTCTGGGCATGGAATTAGCCTGAATAAAGTACTTAATGAAATTGAAAATGTTACCGAAATCAAAGTGAACCGAAAATATACCGAAGGCAGAACATTTGATGTACCAACCAGCATTCTCTCCATAGATCGCGCGGTACAAGAATTACACTGGATGCCCGCACTAACATTTACACAAGGACTTATACGCATGGTGGATTGGATTAAAGAAATACAACCCTGTCCATTATAAGCATGATAACTTGATTGGTAATAATTCTAGATCCATTAGACTTCTTTCGCAACTCTACTGTCTCGGTGAGTTGCGAAAGAAATCTATTGTAATGCTTGGTTCGATGAACAAAGATTAATCGTTTAACTCACATCGTCGTATGCGACATCGCTCGTACGGTGGTGCAGGGG
This Legionella fallonii LLAP-10 DNA region includes the following protein-coding sequences:
- a CDS encoding NAD-dependent epimerase/dehydratase family protein; its protein translation is MNISDLKVLVLGGNGFIGSHLVDALIAQGCTIKIFDQAHPISPNYINSKHIQYIQGDFTSERDIANALEGCDVCFHLISTVLPKTSNLDPIFDIETNLTGSVRLLNQAVKAGIKKIIFLSSGGTVYGTPLHIPIDEHHPTNPICSYGITKLAIEKYLSLYQQLYGLNYTVMRLSNPFGERQRTCSTQGAVAVFLGKTLRKEIIEIWGDGSVIRDYIHISDVISAMIKSITYEGKERVFNIGSGHGISLNKVLNEIENVTEIKVNRKYTEGRTFDVPTSILSIDRAVQELHWMPALTFTQGLIRMVDWIKEIQPCPL